One stretch of Niallia sp. XMNu-256 DNA includes these proteins:
- a CDS encoding DUF262 domain-containing protein, whose protein sequence is MNITPRGMSVMNLYQLYRNKCLLVNRKYQRKLVWTRAEKEALIDSVLQQYPIPLILLAEKGINFEGQTTFEIIDGMQRLNALFSFIENEFTVNGFYFDVTQHPTANTLAKDGVFTPVEGEGIKFLDQKKCAAFLEYQLPISTFQGSEKEVIEVFGRINSNGKHLSPQEVRQAGTTTVFSDLVRELSSEIRGDVSKEVLSLTEMPEISIDSKNIALGYGVTADETFWCNQGILRVSHVRDSEDEQLIADIILSVALKEPFSASKENFDNYYQNDKKKLEIESAIATYGRENLKNDIKLVLDKIHNLISFGFSERNYLKNILNPNAGSNAVKEPFYTLFMAMYQLVVVENKEPFNIESILESLKGLASRLKSAKSISISNRISNINLTIGLIQNYFKQSSKSLRSLGLLAIDFENYLRLSKVEPPYYDFKQGFYTLDDKSRLFDENSFEKIIHNITAMANLGKGKKGWLFIGVTDREAHTIRVEDLDGITAPRVGDYGVVGLEREAVLKGVSLDQYIAFITTKINDSALPDKIKADITSTMTPINYKGKTVLMLEIACGDEPCWYGEEMYIRDGGRCKKINGSDVALVYSRFR, encoded by the coding sequence ATGAATATTACACCACGTGGAATGAGTGTAATGAATTTATATCAGCTTTATCGGAACAAGTGTTTATTAGTCAATAGGAAATATCAGAGGAAACTTGTTTGGACCCGTGCTGAAAAAGAAGCACTAATTGATAGCGTCCTACAACAATACCCTATTCCGTTAATCTTACTTGCAGAGAAAGGTATTAATTTTGAAGGACAAACTACATTCGAAATAATAGATGGTATGCAAAGATTAAACGCCTTATTTAGTTTTATTGAAAATGAATTCACTGTTAATGGCTTTTATTTTGATGTTACTCAGCATCCCACAGCTAACACGCTGGCAAAGGATGGAGTATTTACTCCTGTTGAAGGAGAAGGAATTAAATTTCTTGATCAAAAAAAATGTGCTGCATTTTTAGAGTATCAACTTCCTATATCGACATTCCAAGGTTCAGAAAAAGAAGTTATAGAGGTATTTGGACGGATTAATTCCAATGGTAAGCATTTATCTCCTCAAGAGGTTAGACAAGCAGGTACAACTACTGTGTTTTCTGATTTGGTTAGGGAATTAAGTTCTGAAATTCGTGGGGATGTATCTAAAGAAGTATTATCATTAACCGAGATGCCAGAGATTAGTATTGATTCTAAAAATATTGCATTAGGGTATGGGGTAACAGCTGATGAAACATTCTGGTGTAATCAAGGGATTCTAAGGGTTTCTCATGTAAGGGACAGTGAGGATGAGCAACTAATTGCTGACATTATATTATCTGTTGCTTTAAAAGAGCCATTTTCTGCAAGTAAGGAAAACTTTGATAATTATTATCAAAATGATAAAAAGAAATTGGAGATAGAATCAGCCATAGCAACTTATGGTAGAGAAAATTTAAAAAACGATATTAAATTAGTGTTGGATAAAATACATAATTTAATTTCTTTTGGGTTTTCAGAAAGAAATTATTTGAAAAATATTTTAAACCCTAATGCTGGTAGTAATGCTGTAAAAGAACCTTTTTACACACTTTTTATGGCAATGTATCAGTTAGTGGTTGTTGAAAATAAGGAGCCATTTAATATTGAAAGTATTTTAGAAAGTTTAAAGGGACTTGCCTCTAGGTTAAAGTCAGCCAAAAGTATTTCTATTTCTAACAGAATTTCAAATATTAATTTGACCATTGGACTTATACAAAATTACTTCAAACAATCATCAAAATCACTTAGAAGTTTAGGATTATTAGCAATTGATTTCGAGAATTATCTACGGTTATCAAAGGTTGAGCCACCTTATTATGATTTTAAACAGGGTTTTTACACACTTGATGATAAAAGCAGGTTATTTGATGAGAATAGTTTTGAAAAAATTATTCACAATATTACTGCAATGGCTAATCTCGGAAAAGGAAAAAAAGGATGGCTCTTTATAGGTGTAACTGATCGTGAAGCCCATACAATACGAGTAGAAGATTTAGATGGAATCACTGCTCCAAGAGTTGGGGATTACGGTGTTGTAGGTCTTGAGAGAGAGGCTGTATTAAAAGGTGTAAGTTTAGACCAATATATAGCATTCATTACAACAAAAATAAATGATTCTGCACTCCCTGATAAGATTAAGGCTGATATCACATCAACAATGACCCCAATTAATTATAAAGGGAAAACTGTATTGATGCTGGAAATTGCATGTGGGGATGAACCGTGTTGGTATGGTGAGGAGATGTATATTAGGGATGGAGGAAGATGCAAAAAAATTAATGGGTCTGATGTAGCTCTGGTTTATTCTAGGTTTAGGTAA